In the Prochlorococcus marinus CUG1438 genome, CGCAAATGGTATTCATCTAATGGCAGTAAGAACTGAATATCTAATTCCGACGATTCTTGAAAAAGCTGAACTTAATCTGGAATATTAATCAAATCAGTACCTAATAATTCTGCCATTGCCTTTTGCTGAGGAGATGGTTCAGTCATATCAGATCTTCTTGAATCTGTTATCAACCAATCCAAAGATGCATCTTGCAAATCAAAATGGTCCCCATTTTTGTCCACACAGTAACGGCCAAAGACTAATTTATCAACTAGCCTCACACCCTTACCAATTTTGGAATAATCAAAAATAATTGAATTATCAATTATTGCACCTTCGCAAATACAACAACTTGGGCCGATCATTGCAGGACCAATAATTTTTGCACCATCTTCAATTCTAGTCATCCCACCAATATATACTGGACCAGAAACATCAATTGTTTCCCAATTTGCGGCCACATTTAATCCAGTGAACACTCCAGGTCTAATTTCTTTACCAGGAATCTCTACTTGTCTAACCTTACCCTGCAAAACATTACGGATAGCACTCCAATAGTCGGGAACTTTTCCAATATCTACCCACTCAAAATCCATTGGGAGGGCAAAAAATGGCAAATCCATTTCAACTAGTTTAGGGAAGAGATCAGCACCAATATCAAATTTTTCTCCTGATGGAATGTGATTAAAAATTTCAGGTTCAAAAAGATAGATACCAGTATTAATAGAATCTCCTAAAGCTTGATCTATCGATGGTTTTTCCTGAAAGGCTTTTATTCGACCATTGTTATCTGAAACTACTACTCCATAACTTGATACTTGATCTCTAGTTACTTTTTTAGTTATTAAGCTTGCAATTGCGCCCTTTTCTTTATGTTTCTTAACTGCTTCAGTCAAATCTAAGTCAACTAAAGCATCGCCACAAAGTACTACAAAAGTTTCATCAAAAAAATTTTGAAAATCTTGGATTTTTTTTAATCCTCCTGCCGAACCTAAAGCATCTCCAATTAATTCTCCATCTTCAATCCTGCCTTCAAAACTATAGGCTATCTCAACACCAAATCTTTGACCATCTCTGAAGTAATTTTCAATTTCTTCAGCTAGGTGAGAAACATTAACCATTATTTCTTTAAAGCCATGCTCTTTGAGTAGCTCTAAAAGAAACTCCATTACAGGTTTTTGTAAAATAGGTATCATTGGTTTTGGTATAATATGAGTTATAGGCTGAACACGAGTACCTTTTCCTGCTGCGAGTATCATTGCCTTCATGAATTCTAAAACCTCTTTTTAAAGATTATACGTTATTACTATTTAGCAATTAGAAAGCATTAGAAGAGATATTTTTAACCTCAAGATTTTCAATAGGCAATTGAGCTAAACCTCCTTCAGGAATTATTCTTTTAATTTGTATTGGGCCATATAAGGAATTAATTTGTTTTATCTCAACTTTATTTTCAGAGGATAAAAATAACAAAGCCCAAAAAACACCAAGACGATCTTTATCTAAATCATTTTTTCCTTCTTCTTGCCATGTCTTGACTAAATCTTCAAAGTCAGTCCACTGAAGAGCTTTTTCCCATCTATCAAGAAATTTACCTAATTCTTTTGTTGTTTCAGGAAGTTTCTCACGATGTGCTAAAGACTTTACATGAGAAATTAAAGCCTTATCAGAATATTTTTTATTTCTTTTTCTCTTCATAAGGAGAAGATCTTGAGTTTCTATAAGTTCAGCAATTGACTCTAATTGACTTACAAGTTCGCCTAGTGTTGTTGTACGTTTAAGAATTGGTTGTGCTATGGATCTTCTTCTTAAATATTTTTCAGGGTATTTTGGAATATCAAATTCTTGGTCAATCCAATCTTGATCATCCACGTCAAAATTATCTTCAAAATCTGAAGAACTTTCTTTGAAAACATCAGATTCTAAAACTTGCGCTTTTAAATTAACTAATACGGAAGCGGCAAAAAAAGCCTCGCTTGTCTCAGATAAATCCTTGTGATACGTATTATTACTTTTTGAAGTATGTTCAAAAGCGTGTGAGTATTGCTCTAAAAAACTATCAATTACACTTATAACATCAATATCCCATGGATCAAGATCACCTTTGCCAGCGGCATCTTGAAGAAACTTAATCAACAATCTAGGTCCTAGTTGTTGCCTTTCAATGGAGTTTAAATAGGATATTTGAAATTAATTAACAACTACTAATAAGATATCCTCTTCTTTATGTAACGCAAAGAATATTGCATTAATTTAAGAAATTATATTTTTGGAGCCTTGAAAATGTCATTTTCTTTAGTCCCAGAGAAAATATTTGTTTTAACAACACTTTTAACAGCAGTTAAATCTCTATCTACTAAATTATTAATAGATGCAAGATAACTTTCAGTAACTAATCTTGGGTATAAGCCAATTCCAATTATGGGCAAAAGTAAGCAAGCAATAATATAAACTTCCCTTGGCTCAGCATCAATAAGTTTTCTTTCTTCAGCCAATTGAGGATTTTCTTTACCAAAGAAAATTTCTCGCAACATTGAAAGAAGATAAATGGGAGTAAGTATTACTCCTATTGCAGCTAAAGAAGCCATGACTATCCTAAAAGGAAGAGTATAAACTTCATCAGTGACAAAACCTGTGAATACCATTAACTCTGAAACGAAACCACTCATACCAGGCAAGGCAAGTGATGCAAGCGAGCAAGCAGTCCATAGAGCAAACATAATTCTCATTTTTTGTCCTACACCACTCATTTCATCAAGTTTAAGAGTCTTTGTTCTATCATAGGTAGCTCCAACAAGAAAAAATAAACTAGCCCCAATTAATCCATGACTGACCATTTGTAGCATTGCACCACTTGTTCCTAAACTGCTAAAACTCCCTATTCCAATTAGGACGAAGCCCATGTGACTTATTGAACTATATGCAATTTTTCTTTTTAAATTTCTTTGAGCAAAAGAAGTTAATGCAGCATAAATTATATTTACTACTCCAAGAACTATTAATAATGGAGCAAATTGAGCATGGGCCACGGGTAATAATTGTGCATTAAATCTTAAAAGGGCATATCCCCCCATCTTCAATAAAATGCCAGCTAAAAGCATATGAACAGGAGCTGTAGCCTCTCCATGAGCATCTGGCAGCCAAGTATGAAGAGGTACTATTGGAAGTTTTACTCCAAATGCAATTAAAAGACCCACATAACAGAGGATTTGGAATTTTTGATTAAAATCTTGTGCTGCCAAATGAGAAAACTCAAAGTTAGGAATTTCTGTACCGTAGAAACCCATTGCCAATGCTGCTAGCAGAATAAAGATAGAACTGCCAGCTGTATAAATAATGAATTTTGTTGCGGCATATTGTCTATTTTTGCCACCCCAAATAGCTAATAGTAAATACACCGGGATTAATTCAAGTTCCCAAGTAAGAAAGAATAAAAGCATATCTTGAACTGCGAAAACAGCTATTTGGCCACCATCCATCACTAATATCAAGAAGAAAAATAACTTTGATTTGAACTTGACTGGCCATGCAGCTAAAACTGCCAAAGCAGTTATAAAACTAGTTAATAGTATTAAAGGCATTGATATGCCATCGGCACCAACAGACCAAGTTAGACCTAAATCAGGTAGCCATTTAATATTTTCTTTAAGTTGAAGATTTTCATTATTAATATCAAATCCATTGATATATGAGCCCACAGTTATCAAAAAAGTTATTAATGCAATAGACAAGGCAAACCATCTAACCTCTTTACCATCTCCCTTATCTGGGAAAAAAGGTATCACAAACGCACTAAAAATCGGGAACAAAATTGCTGCAGAAAGCCAAGGAAAAGTTGACAATCCTGCACCCAAAGTTCCCAACATTTGTGTCTCAAAATGTGTAACAAAATAAGTACTCAATTTAATCAGAAAATTATCTTAAATAAAGTCTAGAAATTATCTGTATTTTTTCATCCCAATGAACAGTGAAGACACACAATTGTAATTAAGTTACTTTAGGAGATTGAAAGCCAAATATTGCAACTAATAGAATTACGCCCCCAAATACAATAAGGGCGTAGAATTGAGCTCTACCAGTTTCAAAATATTTTAAACCTTCTCCACTTCCTAAAGTTACAAGTCCAGTCAGATTGACTACACCATCAACAACCTTAGAATCAACTTCTAAAACTTCTTTAGCTAGTTTTCTACTTCCATTGACAAAAAGCTTTTCATTAATATCGTCTAAATACCATTTATTAGACAAAAATTTATTGATAGAAGGAAACCTTTGTGCAAATAAAAGTGACAAATTAATTTTTTTCACAAAATAAGCTTGGTAAGCAATAAAGATTCCAGCTGATGCAATAACAACTGATGCAATGGCTAAAGGCAAAAATTCTTTTAATTCGAAAGCTTTTGCAGCAGTCTCTGCTTCTTCAGGATCTAGTAGATTTGCAATTTTGCTATCCCATGGAAGTCCCATAAAACCAATAATTAAAGACGGTACAGCTAGAAATACCAAGGGAAATGTCATTGACCAGGGTGACTCATGAATAGAGCCATGTTCTTCATGCAGTTCATCATTTTCTTCATCTTGGTTTGTTTTAGAGGCTATTAGAAGCTCTTTTTGCAGTTCTTTATTTTCTCCTCTAAAATCTCCTTCAAATGTCAAGAAATAAAGCCTAAACATATAAAAAGCAGTCATACCGGCTGTTAGAAGTCCTATGAACCAAAAAGCTGGAAATGATATAAAAGCATTTCCGAGTATCTCATCTTTACTCCAAAAACCTGCCAATGGTGGAATACCACTAATTGCTACACAACCTATTAAAAATGTTGTTGATGTATATGGCATTTTTTTTCTTAACCCACCCATTAATCTCATATCTTGAGCTAATACAGGCTGGTGGCCAACTACTTCTTCCATAGCATGTATTACTGAACCAGATCCCAAAAATAGCATTGCTTTAAAGCAAGCATGAGTCACTAAATGAAAAATTCCTGCTACTGGCGCTCCACAACCCATTGCAAGCATCATATATCCAAGCTGAGACACTGTGCTGTAAGCTAAACCTTTTTTTAAATCCATTTGAGTCAAAGCTATAGAGGCGCCTAAAAAACAAGTAATGGTGCCTACTAAAGCAATAATGAACTGAATAGAGGGGAATATTGAGTACAAAGGTTGTAGTCTTGCTACAAGAAATATTCCTGCAGCAACCATTGTTGCGGCATGGATAAGTGCTGAAATAGGCGTCGGGCCTTCCATCGCATCAGGCAACCATACATGAAGAGGAAACTGAGCAGATTTTGCCATTGGCCCTAAAAAAACTAAAAAACAAAGCAACAAAGCAGCCCAAATAGGTATCGAATTATCAGATATTGATTGAGAAATTCCAGTGGCTATTTCATTAAAATCAAAACTATTTGTTGCCCAAAATAGGCCAAGAATCCCTAGTAATAATCCAAAATCACCCACTCTATTAACAACAAATGCTTTTTGTGCAGCGTGGGCAGCGCCATCCCTGTCATACCAAAAACCAACCAACAAGTAAGAACACATCCCAACTAATTCCCAAAAAACATAAATTTCTAATAAATTCGGACTAACTATTAATCCCATCATTGAACTACTAAATAATGCTAAATATGTAAAAAATCTGACATAACCTTTGTCATGCGCCATATAACCATGAGAGTAGATCATTACCAGCAAAGTTATAGTCGTTACAAGAGCAAGCATTACACTACCCAAAGGATCAAGGACAAAACCCATCGGGATTGTAAAATCCCCAGCACTAGCCCATACAAATAATTTTTCTACAGATTGATAACCATTAACTTGTTCAACAAGAGCTTTGTAACTAATTACCGCAGAAATGCCAACAAACGAAATAAGACCTACAGAAACAATTTCTCTGGAATTATTAATTTTATTATTAATACTTATTAGGCCTAAACCAGAAAGCACTGCTCCAATAAGTGGGAAAACAGGAATTAACCAGGCAATTTCTGAAGCTTGAGGCATGTTCTAAAAAACTTATAGTTTGATTTTAAACTGTCAATTGAAAAATTCCGACAAAAATGATGAATTAAATGTTTTAACGGCAATATTTATATACTGATGGGACCACCAAAGCACGCCTATTGCAATCAATATACCAAGTTGAGATAACTTAAAAAATTCTTTAATTTTAAATTCTTGCCTTCCTTCAAGTATTGCCATGAAAGGGATTATGGAAGTACTTTTTCTAAACTTTTCAAACTCTTCTCCAAATCTATTTGCTAATCTCTTATCCCCATGCCAGATTGCAAAAAGATGATGCAAAACTAAGCCAATAGAAGTTACTAATGTGAATGAAGTACCAATCCATAGAGTATGAGCAAAACACCAAATTATCTGACCAAATGCTTGTGGATGTCTAGTGATTCGCATTATCCCAGTTCCATAGATTCGAACTTTAGGTTTTAAAACCGAAGGAATTTCTAGCAAATTGTAAGTAGCGGGATATAAAAATAAAAAACTTATTGCAGTTAAGAACCAAACGACTATAAAAACAAAATTATTGCCCTGTAAATTCCATAATCTGATTCCGTCATATCTATGAGCCAAAAAATAACTAATCAAAATAATTGCAGATGGCAAACTTAAAAAAACAAAACATAACCGCCATAATCTCGCACCCATAATAGATTCTGCTTTGATTCTTAAAGCAGCTCCCCCACTATGAATTACCGCAAAAATGAAAATCAAAAGTAAGATGATTAGGGAAGTTTCATGAGTCTCCATATATTTAAATTGTCCAAATAATTTTTGTTCTTAACAAGAATGCTCCTAAGCATTAGAATTATAAGAAATTGTAGGCATAATAGATGCCAGAATTACCTTTTACACTCGACCAATTAAGAATATTAAAAGCTATAGCAGCTCAAGGAAGTTTTAAAAAAGCTGCAGATCTTTTATATGTAACCCAACCTGCAGTGAGTTTACAAATACAAAATTTAGAAAAACAACTTGAAATTACAATTTTCGACAGAGGTGGTAGGAAGGCACTTCTGACTGAAGCAGGGAGACTATTACTTGAATATTGTGAACGAATTTTGAATCAATGTGACGAAGCTTGCAAAGCTATTGAAGATTTAAATAGCTTAAAAGGTGGAACTCTTGTCATTGGAGCGAGCCAAACAACGGGTACCTATTTAATGCCGAGAATGATAGGACTTTTCAGACAAAAATTCCCTGATGTATCAGTTCAACTTCAAGTACACAGTACGAGAAGAACTGGTTGGAGTGTCGCCAATGGACAAATTGACTTAGCCATTATTGGCGGACAATTACCTGGAGATTTAGAAAATTTGCTACAAGTAATTCCATATGCAACTGATGAATTGGCATTAGTTTTACCATCTAAACATCCACTTTCGAACAAAAAAGAGCTTCTCAAAGAAGACTTATACAAATTAAATTTTGTTACATTAGACTCACAATCTACAACAAGAAAAGTTGTTGACAAACTTCTCCAAGATTCTGGGCTTGATATTCAAAGATTAAAAATTGAGATGGAACTTAACTCTCTTGAAGCAATCAAGAATGCAGTTCAATCAGGTTTAGGAGCATCCTTTTTGCCTGTTGTTTCGATTGAAAGAGAATTATTGGCTGGAACAATCCACAAAGCATTCGTTGCTGATTTAGAGGTTAAAAGAGAGCTTAAATTAATTACTAATCCATCTAGATATACATCAAGAGCTTCAGAAGTATTTAAGAAAAACATTCTTCCACAATTTGCTAGTTTAGAAAGCCCTTTGAGGCATATATAATTTCGATCAAAACTGAATTGCTTCTTTGTTAATACCTACCCCGCCGTCTTCGGCTTGTCCATCACCTTTTATTATAAATTTATTTTCATTTACATCAGTCTGATAAACGCACTTAACTATTGGCTTATCTCTTATGGAACCAATATAAGCAAAAGTGTTCATCCTTTGCTTACATTCCCTTACATCTTCATTACTAATTGCGCCCTGTTTTTGTAACACTGTCCAATTCTCTCTTCTAATCACACACCCTGGCTGAAGAGCTGGTTGCGTTACAAAACTCGTAGATGGATTTAGAGTCGTATACATTTCAACATCAATTACAAAAGCACTAGCTCCCCATTGTCTGCAAAATTCAGGGTCTGGAACCGCCATATCTAATTGTTGTTGACTTGCTATATTTCCCTGCCCGCCATCGGTTGTACTGGTAATAGCGCTCCCGATACCAACTCCTAAAATTAATACTCCAGCAAGTACGGCAATGGTTCCTGTATTAAAGTTGATCTTTTGCTCAGAAGAAGCAGCAGGCAATCTACTATTTCTTTGGCCGTAAGAATCCATATCTCTTGGATTTGAAGAGTAATAATTTCTATTAGAGCCTCTTCTAGGCCTTCTATTTGATGGTGGTCTATTCACAGTACTTCATTAGTCTTTGGTAAACCCATCGAATAATTCATTACTCTACAATCAGGGTTATAACTAAGCTCACCATTTTGGAGCAAAAATTTAATTAAACCTTCGATTTCTGATCCTATTTTTCGAAGTTCATAATCATCTAAATCCCTCCCTGCTCTATCTTTTATTAATTCATTGAATTTTTCATTTATTCTGTTTAGAGAATCTTCGTTCCAAATAAATTCGTTATCTGGATCTAAATCAAGCGTTAGTTTATTGGGATGAAACTTTAATTCTTCATCTACCACTTCCGCAGTAAAAATCCTTACATGCCTAGTAGTCGACTTTAAAAGCATT is a window encoding:
- the ndhM gene encoding NAD(P)H-quinone oxidoreductase subunit M: MEKMLLKSTTRHVRIFTAEVVDEELKFHPNKLTLDLDPDNEFIWNEDSLNRINEKFNELIKDRAGRDLDDYELRKIGSEIEGLIKFLLQNGELSYNPDCRVMNYSMGLPKTNEVL
- a CDS encoding NAD(P)H-quinone oxidoreductase subunit 5: MPQASEIAWLIPVFPLIGAVLSGLGLISINNKINNSREIVSVGLISFVGISAVISYKALVEQVNGYQSVEKLFVWASAGDFTIPMGFVLDPLGSVMLALVTTITLLVMIYSHGYMAHDKGYVRFFTYLALFSSSMMGLIVSPNLLEIYVFWELVGMCSYLLVGFWYDRDGAAHAAQKAFVVNRVGDFGLLLGILGLFWATNSFDFNEIATGISQSISDNSIPIWAALLLCFLVFLGPMAKSAQFPLHVWLPDAMEGPTPISALIHAATMVAAGIFLVARLQPLYSIFPSIQFIIALVGTITCFLGASIALTQMDLKKGLAYSTVSQLGYMMLAMGCGAPVAGIFHLVTHACFKAMLFLGSGSVIHAMEEVVGHQPVLAQDMRLMGGLRKKMPYTSTTFLIGCVAISGIPPLAGFWSKDEILGNAFISFPAFWFIGLLTAGMTAFYMFRLYFLTFEGDFRGENKELQKELLIASKTNQDEENDELHEEHGSIHESPWSMTFPLVFLAVPSLIIGFMGLPWDSKIANLLDPEEAETAAKAFELKEFLPLAIASVVIASAGIFIAYQAYFVKKINLSLLFAQRFPSINKFLSNKWYLDDINEKLFVNGSRKLAKEVLEVDSKVVDGVVNLTGLVTLGSGEGLKYFETGRAQFYALIVFGGVILLVAIFGFQSPKVT
- a CDS encoding NAD(P)H-quinone oxidoreductase subunit 4, with translation MLGTLGAGLSTFPWLSAAILFPIFSAFVIPFFPDKGDGKEVRWFALSIALITFLITVGSYINGFDINNENLQLKENIKWLPDLGLTWSVGADGISMPLILLTSFITALAVLAAWPVKFKSKLFFFLILVMDGGQIAVFAVQDMLLFFLTWELELIPVYLLLAIWGGKNRQYAATKFIIYTAGSSIFILLAALAMGFYGTEIPNFEFSHLAAQDFNQKFQILCYVGLLIAFGVKLPIVPLHTWLPDAHGEATAPVHMLLAGILLKMGGYALLRFNAQLLPVAHAQFAPLLIVLGVVNIIYAALTSFAQRNLKRKIAYSSISHMGFVLIGIGSFSSLGTSGAMLQMVSHGLIGASLFFLVGATYDRTKTLKLDEMSGVGQKMRIMFALWTACSLASLALPGMSGFVSELMVFTGFVTDEVYTLPFRIVMASLAAIGVILTPIYLLSMLREIFFGKENPQLAEERKLIDAEPREVYIIACLLLPIIGIGLYPRLVTESYLASINNLVDRDLTAVKSVVKTNIFSGTKENDIFKAPKI
- a CDS encoding NDP-sugar synthase encodes the protein MKAMILAAGKGTRVQPITHIIPKPMIPILQKPVMEFLLELLKEHGFKEIMVNVSHLAEEIENYFRDGQRFGVEIAYSFEGRIEDGELIGDALGSAGGLKKIQDFQNFFDETFVVLCGDALVDLDLTEAVKKHKEKGAIASLITKKVTRDQVSSYGVVVSDNNGRIKAFQEKPSIDQALGDSINTGIYLFEPEIFNHIPSGEKFDIGADLFPKLVEMDLPFFALPMDFEWVDIGKVPDYWSAIRNVLQGKVRQVEIPGKEIRPGVFTGLNVAANWETIDVSGPVYIGGMTRIEDGAKIIGPAMIGPSCCICEGAIIDNSIIFDYSKIGKGVRLVDKLVFGRYCVDKNGDHFDLQDASLDWLITDSRRSDMTEPSPQQKAMAELLGTDLINIPD
- a CDS encoding LysR family transcriptional regulator, with product MPELPFTLDQLRILKAIAAQGSFKKAADLLYVTQPAVSLQIQNLEKQLEITIFDRGGRKALLTEAGRLLLEYCERILNQCDEACKAIEDLNSLKGGTLVIGASQTTGTYLMPRMIGLFRQKFPDVSVQLQVHSTRRTGWSVANGQIDLAIIGGQLPGDLENLLQVIPYATDELALVLPSKHPLSNKKELLKEDLYKLNFVTLDSQSTTRKVVDKLLQDSGLDIQRLKIEMELNSLEAIKNAVQSGLGASFLPVVSIERELLAGTIHKAFVADLEVKRELKLITNPSRYTSRASEVFKKNILPQFASLESPLRHI
- a CDS encoding DUF3172 domain-containing protein — its product is MNRPPSNRRPRRGSNRNYYSSNPRDMDSYGQRNSRLPAASSEQKINFNTGTIAVLAGVLILGVGIGSAITSTTDGGQGNIASQQQLDMAVPDPEFCRQWGASAFVIDVEMYTTLNPSTSFVTQPALQPGCVIRRENWTVLQKQGAISNEDVRECKQRMNTFAYIGSIRDKPIVKCVYQTDVNENKFIIKGDGQAEDGGVGINKEAIQF
- a CDS encoding segregation/condensation protein A; translated protein: MLIKFLQDAAGKGDLDPWDIDVISVIDSFLEQYSHAFEHTSKSNNTYHKDLSETSEAFFAASVLVNLKAQVLESDVFKESSSDFEDNFDVDDQDWIDQEFDIPKYPEKYLRRRSIAQPILKRTTTLGELVSQLESIAELIETQDLLLMKRKRNKKYSDKALISHVKSLAHREKLPETTKELGKFLDRWEKALQWTDFEDLVKTWQEEGKNDLDKDRLGVFWALLFLSSENKVEIKQINSLYGPIQIKRIIPEGGLAQLPIENLEVKNISSNAF